A single genomic interval of Camelina sativa cultivar DH55 chromosome 11, Cs, whole genome shotgun sequence harbors:
- the LOC104723972 gene encoding uncharacterized protein LOC104723972, whose protein sequence is MEENDRLSMKRKDIDRVNDDLSDFSLSSPARKIRRLDVDLPPIMEEEETDLAMQEIEVSPVNDERAIVLFKPLHYGHQPPSSSRNLFVDRDLISGFENRFLRDASIADDDHCEDLRSNKCKAVVCWNPAQTSYSQSVGTFQQPRTLEITELDETGEDAVMDDAATVIEEDSGNTCPSFPQPAQQQLQVEPTYGFALHQWQQQQNCMIPPQLPQVCTTPTPITWFR, encoded by the exons ATGGAGGAGAACGATCGCTTGTCGATGAAGCGGAAAGATATTGACAGAGTAAACGATGACTTGTCTGATTTTTCCCTCTCTTCTCCAGCCAGGAAGATTCGTCGTCTG GATGTGGATTTGCCACCGATTATGGAGGAAGAGGAAACTGATTTGGCGATGCAAGAGATCGAGGTTTCGCCTGTGAACGATGAGAGAGCAATTGTTCTGTTTAAGCCTCTCCATTATGGTCATCagcctccttcttcttctcgaaaCCTTTTTGTTGATAGAGACTTGATTTCTGGCTTTGaga ATAGATTCCTTCGCGATGCATCTATAGCTGATGATGACCACTGTGAAGATCTGAGATCCAACAAGTGCAAAGCAGTTGTTTGTTGGAATCCTGCTCAGACTTCTTACTCACAGTCCGTAGGAACCTTCCAACAACCGCGTACACTAGAGATTACTGAGTTGGATGAGACAGGTGAGGATGCGGTTATGGATGACGCAGCCACTGTGATAGAAGAGGATAGTGGAAACACCTGTCCATCTTTTCCTCAACCAGCTCAACAGCAGCTGCAAGTGGAGCCCACCTATGGTTTCGCCTTGCATCAGTGGCAGCAACAACAGAACTGTATGATTCCACCACAGCTTCCTCAAGTTTGCACTACTCCCACTCCCATCACTTGGTTCCGATAA